The Gemmatimonadales bacterium DNA window TTCTCTCGCGCACGGTCGAGTTCTTCGCGGCCGCATTGTCCTGAGCTGAAACGCGAGGCGGCCCGGGCAGGGACCCGGGCCGCCGACGTCTGCGTGGACACGACAGCGCCTAGAAGCCCGCTTCCCTCAACTCCTCGAGGTCCCGGTCTTCCGGCAAGGAGACGCGGGCAAGCAGTTCTTCACGACGCCGCTTCCACAGCAGGCCGGCCGCAGCCAGAACTGCGACCGCCAACAGGCTGACACCGAAGATGCGGATACGCCCTCCCGGACTGGGTTCCTACAAATCTAAACAGTCGCGCAAGAGGGAACGTTTCGCGGAAACTTGTCCCGCAGCCGGACGACGCCGATACTTGGACTCGAGTGTAAGGTGGATCACACCTCGAGACTGTGAGATCCCATAGTGCCGTCTCTCGAGCGCCCCCTCCGGTGCCTCCGCGGACGCTGAACGACTTCGTTGAACGCCTGGGCGCCGCCCTGGCGTCGCGGGAGCCCGTGCGCGTCGACCGGCCCGGCGCGCGGCGCGCCGCGGTCGCGGTGCTGATCACGGCGGGCGCCGAGGCCGCCATCCTGTTCATCAAGCGGAAGGAGCGCGTCGGCGATCCCTGGTCGGGCCAGATGGCCTTGCCGGGCGGCTTCAGCGCGGCAGGAGACGACACGCTCGAAGCCACGGCGCTGCGTGAGACGGAAGAGGAAACGGGCATCGTGCTGGGCGCGGCGGGTGCCCGGCTGGGCGTCCTGGACGATGTCAGCCCGCGGACGCCCTACCTGCCGCCGTTGGTGGTGACCCCGTACGTCTTTCGGGTGGAGCGGGAGCTGCCGGCGAAGCCGGGTCCCGAAG harbors:
- a CDS encoding CoA pyrophosphatase — its product is MPPRTLNDFVERLGAALASREPVRVDRPGARRAAVAVLITAGAEAAILFIKRKERVGDPWSGQMALPGGFSAAGDDTLEATALRETEEETGIVLGAAGARLGVLDDVSPRTPYLPPLVVTPYVFRVERELPAKPGPEAEETVWLKVKDLFDPSLRRPFRLALPRETREFESIVVAGYTIWGLTERVLHQLRMTAAI